A stretch of Helicobacter pylori oki112 DNA encodes these proteins:
- the nusA gene encoding transcription termination factor NusA codes for MEKISDLIECIAYEKNLPKEMISKVIQGCLLKMAQNELDPLACYLVVEENKQLQLIQLVEVLEDGDERLVNDPSKYISLSKAKEMDPSVKIKDELSYSLSLESMKQGAINRLFKDLQYQLEKALEDSHFEAFQKRLNSVLMGQVILVDHNQNTFIEIEQQFQGVLSMRHRIKGESFKVGDSIKAVLTQVKRTKKGLLLELSRTTPKMLEALLELEVPEIKDKEIEIIHCARIPGNRAKVSFFSHNARIDPIGAAVGVKGVRINAISNELNKENIDCIEYSNVPEIYITLALAPAKILSVEIKKIPIEELNAEEKESVQERFIVNNHLQKAKVRLLDIEKSKAIGKGGVNVCLASMLTGYHIEFETIPSVKENAENESEKETPKVGVEALESLFKN; via the coding sequence ATGGAAAAAATCAGCGATCTTATAGAATGCATTGCGTATGAAAAAAATTTGCCTAAAGAGATGATTTCAAAAGTGATTCAAGGCTGTTTGTTAAAAATGGCGCAAAACGAATTAGACCCCCTAGCGTGCTACTTGGTGGTTGAAGAAAACAAGCAGCTCCAGCTTATCCAGTTGGTAGAAGTTTTAGAAGATGGTGATGAAAGATTGGTTAACGACCCTTCTAAATACATCAGCCTGTCTAAAGCCAAAGAAATGGATCCAAGCGTTAAGATTAAAGACGAATTATCTTACAGCTTGAGTTTGGAGAGCATGAAGCAAGGAGCGATCAACCGCCTTTTTAAAGATTTGCAATACCAGTTAGAAAAAGCGTTAGAAGACAGCCACTTTGAAGCGTTTCAAAAGCGTCTTAACAGCGTTTTAATGGGGCAAGTGATTTTAGTGGATCACAATCAAAACACTTTTATTGAGATTGAGCAGCAATTTCAGGGCGTTCTTTCCATGCGCCATCGCATCAAGGGTGAGAGTTTTAAAGTGGGCGATAGCATTAAAGCGGTTTTAACGCAAGTCAAACGCACGAAAAAAGGCTTATTATTAGAGCTGAGCCGCACCACCCCTAAAATGCTTGAAGCTTTGTTGGAATTAGAAGTCCCTGAAATTAAAGATAAAGAAATTGAAATCATCCATTGCGCACGAATCCCAGGCAACAGAGCGAAAGTGAGCTTTTTTTCCCATAACGCTAGGATTGACCCCATAGGCGCGGCTGTGGGGGTTAAGGGCGTGCGCATTAATGCGATCAGTAACGAATTGAATAAAGAAAACATTGATTGCATAGAGTATTCTAATGTGCCTGAAATTTATATCACTCTCGCGCTCGCTCCAGCCAAAATTTTAAGCGTTGAAATTAAAAAAATCCCCATAGAAGAATTGAATGCTGAAGAAAAAGAATCCGTTCAAGAGCGTTTCATTGTCAATAACCATTTGCAAAAGGCTAAAGTGCGTTTATTGGACATTGAAAAATCTAAGGCTATCGGTAAAGGCGGGGTGAATGTGTGCTTAGCGTCCATGCTTACAGGCTATCACATAGAGTTTGAAACCATTCCTAGCGTGAAAGAAAACGCAGAAAATGAAAGCGAAAAAGAAACGCCAAAAGTAGGGGTAGAAGCTTTAGAGTCTTTGTTTAAGAATTGA
- a CDS encoding Panacea domain-containing protein, with protein sequence MVNALELAKYILKHSNKELSNLELQKTLYFTELDYIKKFDKHLVSDDFEAWRYGPVAREVYYEYRNYGANSIDKPKEETLSQNLRKDELETINCSIEKCSKKSYWDLVKESHKEDGAWHKSFKEDRKEIISKDLIKQEAKQANGN encoded by the coding sequence ATGGTTAATGCTTTGGAACTAGCAAAATATATTCTTAAGCATTCAAACAAAGAATTGAGTAACTTAGAATTGCAAAAAACTTTGTATTTCACAGAGCTTGACTATATCAAAAAGTTTGACAAACACCTAGTTTCTGATGATTTTGAAGCTTGGAGATACGGGCCTGTTGCAAGAGAAGTGTATTATGAATACCGCAATTATGGTGCCAATTCCATTGACAAACCCAAAGAAGAAACGCTCTCACAAAATCTTAGAAAAGATGAACTTGAAACCATCAATTGCTCCATAGAAAAATGCAGCAAAAAATCTTATTGGGATTTAGTGAAAGAGAGTCATAAAGAAGACGGTGCTTGGCATAAAAGCTTCAAAGAAGATAGAAAAGAAATCATTAGCAAAGATTTGATCAAACAAGAAGCCAAACAAGCAAATGGAAACTAA
- a CDS encoding aminotransferase class V-fold PLP-dependent enzyme has translation MANITTKETLEITPDLLKSPYQKIINASASVFDENHGRSFFSPQFYEKIEPYLKEVLTQPIDLECDLNTAKKKNRLTPLKQLFKACFGTEEILIVNNNTSAIFLIANALAQEKEIIVSYGELVGGDFNLKDILLNSGARLHLVGNTSRTYLRDYRLALNENSKMFFKTHNPAFKKDTPFKDLQALAKEHDLIDYYNLGDVDLLNRTALEEVLALKPSLLSFSADKSFNSVQAGIIMGQKEWVEALKNHPLYRALRADKITLTLLFCSLNAWVNHQEEITIHALLHQTKDALLQKALKLYALLKPLELNVSIASSFSKIGNLPNKELESFCVKIQSKNTRTLNSEKLYLKLFQKGVIARISCEFVCFEVFSLNEKDFEKIALVLAEILNKA, from the coding sequence ATGGCTAACATCACGACTAAAGAAACGCTTGAAATAACCCCGGATCTGTTGAAAAGCCCTTATCAAAAAATCATCAACGCGAGCGCGAGCGTTTTTGATGAAAATCATGGGCGATCGTTTTTTAGCCCGCAATTTTATGAAAAAATTGAACCTTATTTAAAAGAAGTTTTAACCCAACCCATTGATTTAGAATGCGATTTAAACACCGCTAAAAAAAAGAACCGCTTAACCCCTTTAAAACAGCTTTTTAAGGCGTGCTTTGGCACTGAAGAAATTTTAATTGTCAATAACAACACCAGTGCGATATTCCTCATCGCTAACGCTTTAGCGCAAGAAAAAGAAATCATTGTTTCTTATGGCGAATTAGTGGGGGGGGATTTTAACCTTAAAGATATTTTATTGAATAGTGGGGCTAGGCTGCATTTAGTGGGGAATACCAGTCGCACTTATTTAAGGGATTACCGCTTAGCCTTGAATGAAAACAGCAAAATGTTCTTTAAAACCCATAACCCCGCTTTTAAAAAAGACACGCCCTTTAAAGATTTACAAGCCCTAGCTAAAGAGCATGATTTGATAGATTATTACAATTTAGGGGATGTGGATTTGTTAAATAGAACGGCTTTAGAAGAGGTTTTAGCCCTAAAACCATCGCTTTTAAGCTTTAGCGCAGATAAATCCTTTAACAGCGTGCAAGCGGGCATTATTATGGGGCAAAAAGAATGGGTTGAAGCGTTAAAAAACCACCCCCTTTATAGAGCCTTGAGAGCGGATAAAATCACCCTCACCTTGCTTTTTTGCAGCCTAAACGCATGGGTCAATCATCAAGAAGAAATCACAATCCATGCGCTACTCCACCAAACTAAAGACGCCTTATTGCAAAAAGCCTTGAAACTCTACGCCCTTTTAAAGCCTTTAGAATTGAACGTGAGCATCGCCTCTAGCTTTTCTAAAATAGGGAATTTGCCCAACAAAGAATTAGAATCCTTTTGCGTGAAAATCCAGTCCAAAAACACCCGCACTCTAAATAGTGAGAAACTTTATTTAAAGCTTTTTCAAAAAGGCGTTATTGCAAGAATTTCATGCGAATTTGTGTGTTTTGAAGTCTTTAGCTTGAATGAAAAAGATTTTGAAAAAATCGCTCTGGTTTTAGCAGAAATCCTTAACAAGGCTTAA
- a CDS encoding TonB-dependent receptor, protein MLRNQFRIVFVSCIVASNLQAQEKTHTLGKVTTKGERTFEYNNKMYIDRKELQQRQSNQVRDIFRTRADVNVASGGLMAQKIYVRGIESRLLRVTIDGVAQNGNIFHHDANTVIDPNMVKEVEVIKGAANASAGPGAVAGKLSFTTIDANDFLRKNQTYGAKAEAAFYTNFGYRMNATAAYRGKNWDILAYYNHQNIFYYRDGNNAFRNVFHPNYDLQDPSNSEMSVGTPSEVNSVLAKINGYINETDSISVSYNLTRDNSTRLLRPNTTSALSKANDPGSQPAPFVIDFGKELAHTINFNHNLSLKYKHEGGPNFNQPRVESTAFLGVRGGNYNPVVNPFAYNSNEPANPDYIPEVKEWCNNPDNISQCTQGAIRPSNGGYQIGYGAPNSINWQGSNDSSGGAQAGYGQLNATMLSASANVYHGLVPKNPDYDMTPPNAQNPSANDWTLGNADAEGTLARRIFLINSGVNFKVTHPISEDYGNVFEYGMIYQNLSVFSGLDKGKNGYYKNNIDPNDPNGPGLPYRHYYTDQSSQYPQNLNTPNPLYRNMPQNSHAIGNIIGGFMQANYNILSNVIVGAGTRYDIYTLLDKNGRTHVTSGFSPSATVLYNPIESIGLKVSYAYVTKGALPGDGVLMRDPTVIYQRNLRPAIGQNVEFNVDFNSKYFNVRGAAFYQVINNFINSYGQDTSKNGGGNATAKNMSGNLPETINIYGYEVSGNVRYKNFLGTFSVARSWPTARGHLLADTYALAATTGNVFILKADYDVRRWGLTLTWLSRFVTNMYYEGYSIYYPQYGLIKIHKPGYGVHNVFINWTPPSKKWQGLRISAVFNNILNKQYVDQTSVFQASADAPASDMIPKGKRMALPAPGFNARFEVSYQF, encoded by the coding sequence ATGCTTAGAAATCAATTTCGTATCGTGTTTGTCTCTTGTATTGTCGCTAGCAATTTGCAAGCTCAAGAAAAAACCCACACTTTGGGTAAGGTAACCACTAAGGGTGAAAGGACTTTTGAATACAACAATAAAATGTATATTGACAGAAAAGAGCTCCAACAACGCCAAAGCAACCAAGTCCGTGATATTTTTAGGACTAGAGCGGATGTGAATGTGGCCAGTGGGGGCTTAATGGCGCAAAAGATCTATGTTAGGGGGATTGAGAGCCGTCTCTTAAGGGTAACAATAGATGGCGTCGCTCAAAATGGTAACATTTTCCACCATGACGCTAACACCGTGATCGATCCTAACATGGTTAAAGAAGTGGAAGTGATTAAGGGGGCGGCAAACGCTTCAGCAGGCCCTGGTGCGGTAGCGGGTAAATTGTCTTTCACCACGATTGACGCTAACGACTTCTTAAGAAAGAATCAAACTTATGGGGCTAAAGCGGAAGCGGCCTTTTATACCAACTTCGGGTATCGCATGAACGCCACGGCAGCCTATCGTGGGAAGAATTGGGACATACTCGCTTATTACAACCATCAAAATATTTTTTACTACAGAGACGGGAACAACGCTTTTAGGAATGTCTTCCACCCTAACTACGATTTACAAGATCCGAGCAATAGCGAAATGAGCGTAGGGACTCCGAGTGAAGTCAATAGCGTTTTAGCTAAAATTAATGGCTATATCAACGAAACCGATAGCATCAGCGTGAGCTACAACCTCACACGAGACAATTCTACAAGGCTTTTACGCCCTAACACCACTTCAGCCCTCTCTAAAGCCAATGACCCAGGAAGCCAGCCAGCCCCCTTTGTGATTGACTTTGGGAAAGAATTAGCCCATACGATCAACTTCAACCACAATTTGAGCTTGAAATACAAGCATGAAGGCGGCCCTAATTTTAACCAGCCGCGCGTTGAATCCACCGCCTTTTTAGGGGTAAGGGGGGGCAATTATAACCCTGTGGTGAATCCTTTCGCTTACAATTCTAACGAGCCGGCTAACCCGGATTATATCCCTGAAGTGAAAGAGTGGTGTAATAACCCGGATAATATCAGCCAGTGCACGCAAGGGGCTATCAGGCCTTCTAATGGAGGCTATCAAATAGGCTATGGTGCGCCTAATTCTATTAATTGGCAGGGATCTAACGATTCTAGTGGAGGGGCGCAAGCAGGGTATGGGCAGCTTAACGCTACTATGCTTTCTGCAAGCGCGAATGTTTATCATGGACTTGTCCCTAAAAATCCTGATTATGACATGACCCCCCCTAACGCTCAAAACCCTAGCGCAAACGATTGGACTTTAGGGAATGCGGACGCTGAGGGGACTTTAGCCAGAAGGATTTTCTTAATCAACTCGGGCGTTAATTTTAAAGTAACCCACCCCATTAGCGAAGATTACGGGAATGTGTTTGAATACGGCATGATTTATCAAAACCTGAGCGTTTTCTCTGGATTGGATAAAGGCAAAAACGGCTATTATAAAAACAACATTGATCCTAACGACCCTAATGGGCCGGGCTTGCCTTACCGCCATTACTACACCGATCAAAGCTCTCAATACCCTCAAAATCTCAACACCCCTAACCCACTCTATCGTAACATGCCCCAAAATTCGCATGCGATCGGAAATATCATCGGAGGGTTTATGCAAGCGAACTACAATATTTTAAGCAATGTGATCGTGGGTGCGGGAACTCGTTATGATATTTACACCTTGCTAGATAAAAACGGCCGCACGCATGTAACTTCTGGTTTCTCGCCTTCTGCAACCGTGCTTTATAACCCCATTGAAAGCATTGGCTTGAAAGTGAGTTATGCGTATGTAACTAAGGGGGCTTTGCCTGGCGATGGCGTTTTGATGCGCGATCCTACGGTGATTTATCAAAGGAACTTGCGCCCTGCGATCGGTCAAAATGTGGAATTCAATGTGGATTTCAACAGCAAGTATTTCAATGTGCGTGGAGCTGCGTTCTATCAAGTCATTAATAATTTCATCAACAGCTACGGGCAAGACACTTCTAAAAATGGTGGGGGTAACGCGACCGCAAAAAACATGTCAGGGAATTTACCCGAAACCATTAATATCTATGGTTATGAAGTTTCAGGGAATGTGAGGTATAAGAATTTCTTAGGGACTTTCTCAGTGGCTCGCTCTTGGCCAACGGCTAGGGGGCATTTATTAGCGGACACTTACGCTCTAGCTGCAACGACTGGGAATGTGTTTATCTTAAAAGCCGATTATGATGTTCGCAGGTGGGGGCTTACTTTAACCTGGCTCTCGCGCTTTGTAACCAACATGTATTATGAAGGCTATTCTATCTATTACCCGCAATACGGCTTGATCAAAATCCATAAACCCGGGTATGGCGTGCATAATGTCTTTATCAACTGGACTCCGCCTTCTAAAAAATGGCAGGGTTTAAGGATTTCAGCCGTGTTTAATAATATCTTAAACAAGCAATATGTGGATCAAACTTCTGTGTTTCAAGCGAGTGCGGACGCTCCAGCGAGCGATATGATCCCTAAAGGCAAGCGCATGGCGCTCCCGGCTCCTGGATTTAATGCGCGTTTTGAGGTATCCTATCAGTTCTAA